A stretch of Lachancea thermotolerans CBS 6340 chromosome D complete sequence DNA encodes these proteins:
- the STB4 gene encoding Stb4p (weakly similar to uniprot|P50104 Saccharomyces cerevisiae YMR019W STB4 Protein that binds Sin3p in a two-hybrid assay) codes for MCLDHHQQDDNARVATLQQDTGRPRIRVRKACGTCKRRKVKCNGQQPCAGCAKHGSVCHYKVEPVTRPASAALKAGAPGPAGTLPALSQVPAPSDFATGPAPASPWQRFSPGKYRFHRRHQNLVPYYLGQALISSLPPALVQKYALRAPRLQFYGWNMSGGHYLKQGSTFGAPQGTVWRWDLAVELQRQILEKCASFFFQHVNRFVSIVHEQAFWQQFRGGFLDGSDGKNGSSDLFEAILNLIAAIALRFSYSGAGASVCEALTAAEVTWLDLHLTRHGRHLEETLFERAYAVTTRLSFEWESFELIQAWLLAAVYLRTCHRQVSCWQALSRAVQMCNGMSLYLNRFPEKHTAYDECRARNCYWACFVLDRLISFQMGRFPELAGPGPDMGSPDTAVDTWFSAESVALYKLAAIVTTCQRRYGQELTAAETQELGARLDEWHGDCEEVLADPGLCARQVLLTYLDVRIALEIRGLFQLLDVGSDTVRHALPLDAVTLVDLASRVLDQFEAIVESGLFFRPWWLNLSLLFTCSVICLTLVQGGLQLARAQALLSRSFHIWHFIEGARPPNPPGMARECLWCLKMLNHMFCQRLTTSAEQLESIIGVDPGDDSVNQNKFRQFGKVDMNRANDDGAALLQSGSDTISPADDSNNLVAHLQWFDQWLDVDNLQTMF; via the coding sequence ATGTGCCTGGACCACCACCAACAGGACGACAATGCGCGAGTTGCGACTTTGCAGCAAGACACCGGTCGCCCAAGGATCCGCGTCCGCAAGGCTTGTGGGACGTGCAAGCGACGCAAGGTTAAGTGTAACGGTCAACAGCCATGTGCAGGCTGCGCGAAGCACGGTTCCGTGTGCCATTATAAAGTTGAGCCCGTGACGCGGCCGGCAAGCGCCGCCCTTAAGGCCGGCGCGCCGGGCCCGGCAGGCACCTTGCCCGCGCTCAGCCAGGTTCCTGCGCCGTCAGACTTCGCTACCGGGCCGGCGCCGGCTTCGCCGTGGCAGCGCTTCTCGCCGGGTAAGTACCGGTTCCACCGTCGCCACCAAAACCTCGTACCTTATTACCTGGGGCAGGCGCTGATCTCATCGCTGCCGCCCGCGCTCGTGCAGAAGTATGCACTGCGCGCTCCGCGCCTGCAGTTCTACGGCTGGAATATGTCCGGGGGCCACTACCTGAAACAGGGGTCGACGTTCGGTGCGCCGCAAGGCACTGTATGGCGCTGGGACCTCGCAGTCGAGCTGCAGCGGCAGATCCTCGAGAAGTGcgcgagctttttcttccagcaCGTCAACCGGTTCGTGTCGATCGTGCACGAGCAGGCGTTCTGGCAGCAGTTCCGCGGCGGGTTTCTGGACGGCAGCGACGGGAAAAACGGGTCTAGCGACCTGTTCGAGGCTATTCTGAACCTGATCGCGGCGATCGCGCTGCGGTTCAGCTAcagcggcgccggcgccagCGTCTGCGAGGCGCTGACTGCGGCGGAGGTCACGTGGTTGGACTTGCACCTCACGCGCCACGGCCGCCACCTGGAGGAGACGCTCTTCGAGCGCGCGTACGCGGTGACCACGCGGCTGTCCTTCGAGTGGGAGTCCTTCGAGCTGATCCAGGCGTGGCTGCTCGCCGCCGTGTACCTGCGCACGTGCCACCGGCAGGTCTCGTGCTGGCAGGCGCTGAGCCGCGCGGTGCAGATGTGCAACGGCATGTCGCTGTACCTGAACCGGTTTCCCGAGAAGCACACCGCATATGACGAGTGCCGGGCCAGAAACTGCTACTGGGCGTGCTTCGTGCTCGACCGACTCATCAGCTTCCAGATGGGCCGCTTCCCGGAGCTGGCGGGCCCGGGCCCGGACATGGGATCACCAGACACGGCAGTGGACACGTGGTTCAGCGCCGAGTCTGTCGCGCTGTACAAGCTGGCGGCCATCGTGACCACGTGCCAGCGGCGCTACGGCCAGGAGCTCACTGCCGCCGAGACGCAGGAGCTCGGAGCGCGCCTGGACGAGTGGCATGGCGATTGCGAGGAAGTGCTGGCGGACCCGGGCCTGTGCGCGCGCCAGGTGCTGCTTACGTACCTGGACGTCAGAATCGCGCTGGAAATCCGCGGCTTGTTCCAGCTCCTCGACGTCGGCAGCGACACCGTCCGGCACGCTCTTCCGCTGGACGCCGTCACGCTCGTCGACCTCGCGTCGCGCGTGCTGGACCAGTTCGAGGCGATTGTGGAGTCGGGCCTCTTTTTCCGGCCCTGGTGGCTCAACCTGTCGCTCCTGTTCACGTGCAGCGTCATATGCCTCACGCTGGTGCAAGGCGGCCTCCAGCTGGCCCGCGCCCAGGCCCTGCTCTCCAGGAGCTTCCACATCTGGCACTTCATCGAGGGTGCGAGGCCGCCCAACCCGCCGGGCATGGCCCGCGAGTGCCTCTGGTGTCTCAAAATGCTTAACCACATGTTCTGCCAGCGCTTGACCACTTCCGCCGAGCAGCTGGAATCCATTATAGGCGTGGATCCAGGCGACGACTCTGTCAACCAAAACAAGTTCCGCCAATTCGGCAAGGTCGACATGAATCGCGCGAACGACGACGGCGCGGCCCTCCTCCAGTCCGGGAGTGACACGATTTCTCCGGCCGACGACAGCAACAACCTTGTCGCCCATCTGCAATGGTTCGACCAGTGGCTGGACGTTGATAACCTTCAAACCATGTTTTGA
- the PRI2 gene encoding DNA primase subunit PRI2 (highly similar to uniprot|P20457 Saccharomyces cerevisiae YKL045W PRI2 Subunit of DNA primase which is required for DNA synthesis and double-strand break repair), whose translation MFRQSKRRVANRRNFGDQVSRTPGKFILNGITSEEEKQLYQSLYESKLSFYEVPPKGEITLEQFELWAIDRLKVLLEIESCVQRNKTAKEIEIIVKPLLQKLLPFTTEDLQDRKKDYYSHFILRLCFCRSKELREKFIRSETMLLKLRFNMMTSRDQAKFVQTLNLPFLQFISDEEKEQLSTQLYQTISSSLQFQLNLTDETARRQYFEQEKFIKLPFESVIELVGARQVFIKKGYAYLPQFQQLNHIANEFANMLSLALTKTYQTIPRLNEDDRLLPILHHLSTGYTITNFQQHDQFGQASQGEINAKSVYSSAIQENFPLCAKNLMSGLKENHHLRYQGRQQLSFFLKGIGMDVDEALQFWSDAFTSGGQMTQEKFNKEYRYNFRHNYGLEGNRINYKPWDCRTILSRPRPSRGEYHGCPYRDWNVDKLTLELSQGMSLNPSQVTSVLDSVQRTEYTIACTKVFEMTHGGSANTEINDQSHIAHPNLYYERSRQLQKKAGAAIK comes from the coding sequence ATGTTTAGACAGTCCAAGAGAAGGGTGGCTAACAGAAGGAACTTCGGCGACCAAGTAAGCCGAACACCTGGCAAATTCATCCTAAATGGAATTACATCAGAGGAGgaaaaacagctttatCAGTCCTTGTACGAATCCAAATTATCCTTCTATGAAGTCCCCCCAAAAGGCGAGATTACGCTTGAACAGTTCGAGCTTTGGGCCATTGACCGCCTTAAGGTTCTTTTAGAAATCGAATCCTGCGTTCAGAGGAACAAAACCGCCAAAGAGATCGAAATCATCGTCAAGCCCTTgctccagaagctgttGCCGTTCACCACCGAGGACCTGCAGGACCGGAAAAAAGACTATTATTCTCATTTTATTCTGCGGTTGTGCTTCTGCCGATCAAAAGAGCTACGAGAGAAGTTCATTAGGTCGGAAACCATGCTCTTGAAACTCAGATTTAACATGATGACCTCGCGTGATCAGGCAAAGTTCGTGCAGACACTTAACCTGCCCTTCCTGCAATTTATTTCCGATGAGGAGAAAGAGCAGCTTTCCACTCAGCTCTACCAAACTATCTCGAGTTCTCTCCAGTTCCAGCTCAACCTTACTGATGAAACAGCGCGGAGACAGTATTTCgagcaagaaaagttcattaAGCTCCCCTTTGAATCTGTGATTGAACTTGTGGGCGCGAGGCAGGttttcataaaaaaagGCTACGCCTACCTCCCTCAATTCCAGCAGTTGAACCACATTGCTAATGAGTTCGCCAATATGTTGTCTCTGGCGTTGACCAAAACTTACCAGACCATTCCTCGGTTGAATGAGGACGACCGCCTCCTCCCTATACTGCATCATTTATCAACCGGATATACTATTACAAACTTCCAACAGCACGACCAGTTTGGGCAGGCATCTCAAGGTGAAATAAACGCCAAAAGCGTATACTCAAGCGCCATTCAGGAGAACTTTCCTCTTTGTGCTAAAAACCTCATGAGCGGCCTGAAAGAAAACCACCACTTAAGGTACCAGGGCCGTCAGCAGCTTTCGTTTTTCTTAAAAGGAATTGGCATGGACGTCGATGAGGCTTTACAGTTCTGGTCAGATGCATTCACAAGCGGCGGCCAGATGACACAGGAAAAGTTTAACAAAGAGTATCGATACAACTTCCGTCACAACTATGGCCTAGAAGGTAATAGGATCAATTACAAGCCGTGGGACTGCCGGACCATCCTGTCCCGGCCCCGCCCGTCAAGGGGCGAGTACCATGGCTGCCCCTACCGTGACTGGAATGTGGACAAGCTAACTCTGGAGCTCTCGCAGGGCATGAGCCTCAACCCCTCTCAGGTAACAAGCGTTCTCGACAGCGTCCAGCGCACGGAGTACACCATCGCCTGTACGAAAGTATTTGAGATGACCCACGGAGGATCCGCAAATACTGAAATTAATGACCAGAGCCACATCGCACACCCCAACCTGTATTACGAGAGGTCGCGGCAGCTGCAAAAGAAAGCGGGCGCTGCAATTAAATAA
- the FMS1 gene encoding polyamine oxidase (similar to uniprot|P50264 Saccharomyces cerevisiae YMR020W FMS1 Polyamine oxidase converts spermine to spermidine which is required for the essential hypusination modification of translation factor eIF-5A also involved in pantothenic acid biosynthesis), which produces MIENQVVIIGAGIAGLKAASELYKRGFKSCTILEARDRIGGRLHTVTGYQNRRYDLGASWHHDTLVNGLFLEELNLPEDQRASFVFDDDSMVVFDAEKGRVDQDPEMVLEILLEELVKYSQLHFFEDLSAQDLNYFQMVVKYLYERRGLLTNDQIRFLPQVARFMELWHGIDWKSQSSKCLEIAHQGRNALVLNYDKIVRRIASEIPESWLQLSTEVKEVRNDGKNVLVTIDKGETISCKYVIVTVPQSILAHSLQPEPRVGKIEFIPPLNVNIQDAFKKTHYGALGKVVFEFDDCCWSTERSRILSLGKSSSNLSQRVREARDLSLLVEELDANTKYQFERGDSWNFPLLFVNMVKHTGIPSFVMLMANPLTKYIESMNDKGKIFEFFTPVLENLLKTLGCAEPIVKDFENKLVKSNKKAPILKNIVTTNWTRDDYALGAYSACEPGDDPMDLVLALTENQTSLVRFAGEHTIMDGAGCVYGAWQSGKREADFIADKLA; this is translated from the coding sequence ATGATTGAAAACCAGGTGGTAATTATTGGAGCAGGCATAGCCGGCCTTAAAGCCGCATCTGAACTTTACAAAAGGGGTTTCAAATCTTGCACCATCCTCGAGGCTCGAGACAGAATCGGAGGAAGGCTTCACACAGTAACGGGGTACCAGAATAGAAGATATGACTTGGGAGCAAGTTGGCATCACGATACGCTAGTCAatggcctttttcttgaagagctgaacCTTCCAGAGGACCAACGGGCAtcctttgtttttgatgacgaTAGTATGGTGGTTTTTGACGCAGAAAAAGGTAGAGTGGACCAGGATCCGGAGATggttcttgaaatcttgtTAGAGGAACTGGTAAAATACAGCCAGCTTcactttttcgaagatttGAGCGCACAGGATCTGAACTATTTTCAAATGGTCGTGAAGTATCTATACGAAAGAAGGGGTCTTCTCACCAATGACCAAATTAGATTTCTGCCGCAAGTTGCCCGCTTCATGGAGCTATGGCACGGAATTGACTGGAAGTCTCAGAGTTCTAAATGTTTAGAAATTGCTCATCAAGGGCGAAACGCCTTAGTTCTCAATTACGATAAAATTGTTCGCCGGATAGCTTCAGAGATTCCTGAGAGTTGGTTGCAACTCTCAACAGAGGTCAAAGAGGTGAGAAACGATGGCAAAAATGTCCTAGTGACGATAGACAAGGGCGAAACTATCTCCTGCAAATATGTTATAGTCACGGTTCCTCAGAGTATTCTGGCGCACTCATTGCAACCAGAACCTCGCGTAGGAAAAATTGAATTTATTCCGCCACTAAATGTTAATATACAAGATGCCTTTAAGAAGACACATTACGGGGCCCTCGGCAAGGttgtttttgaatttgatgaCTGTTGCTGGTCGACTGAGCGCTCAAGGATTCTTTCTTTGGGGAAATCTTCATCTAATTTAAGTCAAAGAGTCCGTGAAGCGCGGGACCTCTCTTTGCTGGTTGAAGAGTTGGATGCTAATACCAAGTATCAATTTGAAAGGGGGGATTCATGGAACTTTCCACTACTTTTCGTGAACATGGTCAAGCACACCGGTATTCCTTCCTTCGTCATGTTGATGGCTAACCCGTTGACGAAATACATTGAGTCTATGAATGATAAAGGCAAGAtatttgagtttttcacgcctgttcttgaaaatctctTGAAGACGCTAGGATGCGCCGAACCTATCGTAAAGGACTTTGAGAACAAACTCGTGaaatcaaacaaaaaagctccgattctcaaaaacataGTAACAACGAATTGGACCCGTGACGACTATGCTTTGGGGGCTTATTCCGCTTGTGAACCAGGGGATGATCCTATGGACCTTGTCTTAGCCTTGACAGAGAACCAAACATCTCTCGTACGTTTCGCGGGCGAGCATACTATCATGGATGGTGCAGGCTGCGTTTACGGAGCCTGGCAAAGCGGTAAACGAGAGGCAGATTTTATCGCTGATAAACTCGCTTAA
- the MAC1 gene encoding Mac1p (similar to uniprot|P35192 Saccharomyces cerevisiae YMR021C MAC1 Copper-sensing transcription factor involved in regulation of genes required for high affinity copper transport), whose amino-acid sequence MIIYDGEKYSCVSCIRGHRSSTCKHSNRMLVKVRTRGRPSAQTVRKVILVDASSQVNSGLHEEGDGGSPSCCSSAGARSCSKMNKQPILFLRTMSMQKALLVDGALKIMIEDNDPNFQGRYKFVSEKDYLLNHLDTSQKGCAMSAESITRAGSSEAQSLERFLSEGMSPASSSNKQELSEIKFEGHHETLVYPVQNIPREAGNASPEIANNSMVELFTHKGVYLSTQCNCADGNCLCVNCLIHRKEEELEKYIQQSGVPLSTIGNGRITFPEEQSPNNTFICRSPAEDCTAQECLLHPEEIIPLNQIFLYGLVNVPLRRKHVIKFRHKLIPSKFWWHLLKEELPSMPQDQWSKFELLSWFEHIIKSFDSEIPNEPSGDGVNLHSMGLMMNA is encoded by the coding sequence ATGATAATATATGACGGGGAAAAGTATTCTTGCGTGTCCTGTATCCGAGGCCACAGATCATCCACATGCAAGCACAGCAACAGAATGCTCGTGAAGGTGCGCACGAGGGGGAGGCCCTCTGCCCAAACAGTGCGCAAAGTAATTTTGGTTGACGCAAGCTCTCAAGTTAATTCTGGGCTTCACGAGGAAGGTGACGGTGGGTCTCCTTCATGCTGCTCGTCTGCCGGGGCGAGGTCTTGCTCGAAAATGAACAAGCAGCCAATCCTCTTTCTACGTACCATGAGCATGCAAAAAGCACTTCTGGTAGATGGGGCGCTCAAAATTATGATAGAGGACAACGACCCAAACTTCCAAGGCAGATATAAATTTGTATCTGAAAAGGACTACTTGCTTAACCATTTAGATACTTCGCAAAAGGGATGCGCAATGAGCGCGGAAAGTATTACAAGAGCTGGCAGCTCCGAAGCTCAATCTCTGGAGCGCTTTCTTAGTGAAGGTATGTCGCCGGCGAGCAGCTCTAACAAGCAAGAGTTATCAGAAATTAAATTCGAGGGCCACCATGAGACCCTGGTCTACCCCGTTCAAAACATACCACGCGAAGCAGGAAACGCTTCTCCCGAAATTGCTAATAATTCCATGGTTGAGCTCTTTACTCACAAGGGCGTTTATTTAAGCACCCAATGTAACTGTGCTGATGGCAATTGCCTTTGCGTCAATTGTCTCATACACAGGAAAGAGGAGGAGCTAGAGAAATACATTCAGCAGAGCGGAGTCCCTCTTTCTACCATAGGAAATGGCCGGATCACTTTTCCGGAAGAGCAGTCTCCAAATAATACATTTATCTGCCGATCTCCAGCGGAAGACTGCACCGCCCAAGAATGTCTCCTACATCCAGAAGAGATTATTCCACTTAACCAAATATTTTTATATGGGCTGGTGAATGTTCCATTGAGGCGAAAACATGTTATAAAGTTCAGACACAAACTCATTCCGTCTAAATTTTGGTGGCATCTTTTGAAGGAGGAACTGCCGAGTATGCCTCAGGACCAATGGTCAAAATTCGAACTTTTAAGCTGGTTCGAACATATCATCAAATCATTCGACTCCGAGATCCCTAATGAGCCTAGTGGAGATGGCGTTAATTTGCATTCAATGGGGCTGATGATGAATGCCTGA
- the UBC7 gene encoding E2 ubiquitin-conjugating protein UBC7 (highly similar to uniprot|Q02159 Saccharomyces cerevisiae YMR022W QRI8 Ubiquitin conjugating enzyme involved in the ER-associated protein degradation pathway requires Cue1p for recruitment to the ER membrane proposed to be involved in chromatin assembly): protein MSKTAQKRLFKELQQLLKDSPEGIVAGPRSEDNLFLWDCLISGPPDSPYQGGVFNATLEFPKDYPLSPPKLLFTPSILHPNIYPNGEVCISILHSPGDDPNMYELAEERWSPVQSVEKILLSVMSMLSEPNVESGANIDACILWRDSREEFEKQVKRSILKSLGF, encoded by the coding sequence ATGTCTAaaacagctcaaaagcGTCTGTTCAAGGAGTTACAGCAGCTTTTAAAGGATAGCCCCGAGGGAATCGTTGCGGGTCCAAGATCAGAGGACAACCTGTTCCTTTGGGACTGTTTGATTAGCGGGCCTCCGGATTCTCCCTACCAAGGGGGGGTGTTTAACGCAACACTTGAATTCCCAAAAGACTATCCATTGTCTCCCCCAAAACTCCTCTTCACACCAAGTATTCTTCATCCCAATATCTACCCTAACGGTGAGGTGTGTATTTCTATACTACATTCACCGGGAGACGACCCCAACATGTACGAGCTTGCGGAAGAGCGCTGGTCACCTGTGCAAAGCGTTGAGAAGATTTTACTAAGTGTGATGAGCATGCTAAGCGAACCTAATGTGGAATCCGGCGCCAACATTGACGCGTGCATCCTATGGAGAGACAGTAGagaagagtttgaaaaacagGTTAAGCGGTCCATCTTGAAATCACTAGGGTTTTGA
- the DCW1 gene encoding putative mannan endo-1,6-alpha-mannosidase (highly similar to uniprot|P36091 Saccharomyces cerevisiae YKL046C DCW1 Mannosidase GPI-anchored membrane protein required for cell wall biosynthesis homologous to Dfg5p): MRLLLATFLTALLSFRSSQALDFDVDNEGSIKNATALVAGGLLDYYTGQQYGQTIGMFSNPYYWWEAGGAWGSILDFWWYTQNDTYNAMLEEALLYQAGENHDYIPLNQSTTEGNDDQAFWGLVVMAAAERNFTNPPETEPQWLYLAQAVFNTMALRWDDESCGGGLRWQIFTWNSGYDYKNTVSNGALFHLAARLARYTGNNTYVDWAEKVFDWMKGIGLLTENDNSYVYDGAKVDGNCSTITKLIWTYNQGLLMSGCAYLYNYTGSETWHTRTFEFLNSSDIFFNNSILYERTCQEANTCNTDQRSFKAYFSRFLGLTAQLVPAARNQIMDWIRASAKGAAQSCSGGTDGHTCGLNWFYDGWDGKWGLGEQMAALEIMQNVLCLDRPAPYTAATGGSSVGNGAAGTETSATNLSPLDITTGSRAAAGIITAVIGLSIVACTVWLVL; this comes from the coding sequence ATGAGGCTTCTCTTGGCAACATTCTTAACAGCTTTGCTGTCCTTCAGAAGTTCGCAGGCTCTTGACTTTGACGTGGATAACGAGGGGTCTATCAAGAATGCAACTGCGCTAGTGGCAGGCGGTCTTCTCGACTACTACACCGGCCAACAGTATGGGCAAACAATCGGGATGTTTTCAAACCCATACTACTGGTGGGAAGCAGGTGGAGCGTGGGGCTCTATTCTTGACTTCTGGTGGTACACACAGAATGACACGTATAATGCCATGTTGGAAGAGGCTCTGCTGTATCAAGCTGGAGAAAATCACGACTACATTCCTTTGAATCAATCCACCACAGAAGGTAACGATgatcaagctttttgggGGCTTGTGGTTATGGCCGCAGCGGAGAGAAACTTTACAAATCCTCCTGAAACTGAACCTCAATGGTTGTATTTAGCTCAGGCTGTTTTCAACACGATGGCCTTGCGTTGGGATGACGAATCATGTGGTGGAGGTTTAAGATGGCAAATCTTTACTTGGAATTCTGGTTACGACTACAAAAATACTGTTTCCAACGGAGCCTTGTTCCATCTTGCTGCAAGGCTGGCTCGCTACACAGGAAACAACACTTATGTTGATTGGGCCGAGAAAGTGTTTGACTGGATGAAGGGCATCGGACTCTTGACAGAGAACGACAACTCTTATGTCTACGATGGTGCTAAAGTGGACGGGAACTGTTCTACTATCACTAAGCTTATTTGGACATACAACCAAGGACTGTTAATGTCAGGATGTGCGTATCTTTACAATTACACGGGCTCCGAGACCTGGCACACCAGAacctttgagtttttgaactcttcggatatttttttcaataacaGTATCCTGTATGAGAGAACATGTCAGGAAGCGAACACATGTAACACTGACCAGCGTTCTTTCAAGGCTTACTTTTCTCGATTTTTGGGCCTTACAGCCCAACTTGTGCCAGCTGCCAGAAACCAAATCATGGATTGGATTCGTGCATCTGCCAAGGGTGCTGCCCAGTCATGTTCTGGTGGTACAGATGGTCACACGTGTGGGTTGAATTGGTTCTATGATGGATGGGATGGGAAGTGGGGCTTGGGTGAACAGATGGCTGCTCTAGAAATCATGCAGAATGTTCTTTGTCTTGATAGGCCAGCACCATACACAGCAGCGACTGGAGGTTCTTCGGTTGGCAATGGTGCGGCTGGTACAGAAACGTCCGCCACGAATCTGAGCCCCTTAGACATTACGACAGGTTCACGTGCCGCGGCTGGAATCATTACCGCAGTTATTGGACTCTCTATCGTGGCTTGTACAGTATGGTTAGTTCTCTGA
- the ANR2 gene encoding Anr2p (similar to uniprot|P36090 Saccharomyces cerevisiae YKL047W Hypothetical ORF), producing the protein MRQFTRTLDMRYNPKPYDFEIQEPSHKVPLCCIFLCQFDVKKGNTLIWSKKSTETSDISLGNIEFKCIPSGIHELEKDVVSFVIPKGENLVEVYYGVSCFQQNGQSLSRNVSHVDRGKVQMFSLGVIVDASFRYKGVSKSKFYDWKPNQFISATEYIDDLQELLSHWLKRQNLGQDFSLFENYFEANRFKADSAMLSSPILQHSWQNAGKFTTNSLLQEKHPHMLESLSQWLEYLGPLMFPLWKACITRQRVLIITGNGVSFEKTNSLVYCLSILSLIPRIISDKLKDSPLQPLYCIGISDIDDLERHVAASMSTNDETYEITGFIACTGDEILESRSELYDVCLKIHGRDALPEITTSNGDYLKATPHELELYEKLVSNSLGYQLSQNEKEKVFRLVEPTTWSQYLIDGFYWWATAGYMRPSFHEPEDKVIADLDRDNLEIVISLVGYFHEKTLLLYNSLKQVVEASTEDTVVVSPIFLATVGLDCFSSGDYAFLNKVCQKWFDRELLVRNVDCTLLC; encoded by the coding sequence ATGCGGCAGTTCACAAGGACCCTCGACATGAGGTACAACCCTAAGCCGTACGACTTTGAAATCCAGGAGCCATCCCATAAAGTCCCTCTATGTTGTATATTCCTGTGCCAATTTGATGTCAAAAAGGGAAATACACTAATATGGTCAAAGAAGTCCACAGAGACATCTGATATTTCTTTGGGCAACATAGAGTTCAAATGCATACCTTCAGGAATCCATGAGCTAGAGAAAGACGTAGTGAGTTTTGTCATACCCAAAGGCGAGAACCTTGTGGAGGTGTATTACGGCGTATCATGTTTTCAGCAGAACGGCCAATCATTATCCCGCAATGTGAGCCATGTTGATCGTGGCAAAGTTCAAATGTTTTCTTTGGGGGTTATTGTGGATGCCAGTTTCAGGTACAAGGGCGTTTCCAAGTCTAAATTCTACGACTGGAAGCCCAATCAGTTCATCAGCGCAACAGAATACATAGATGACTTGCAAGAACTGCTCTCGCATTGGTTAAAGAGACAAAACCTTGGCCAAGACTTCAGTCTGTTTGAGAACTACTTTGAAGCTAACAGGTTCAAGGCTGATTCAGCAATGTTGTCATCTCCAATTCTACAACACAGCTGGCAAAATGCAGGCAAGTTCACTACCAATTCCCTGCTACAGGAAAAACATCCCCACATGCTGGAATCTCTTTCTCAGTGGCTTGAATATCTTGGGCCACTTATGTTCCCACTTTGGAAAGCCTGCATCACGAGACAGCGAGTTTTGATAATAACGGGCAATGGAGTCTCGTTCGAGAAAACCAATTCTTTGGTTTATTGCCTTTCCATTCTATCACTAATACCTCGAATCATATCAGACAAGCTCAAAGACAGCCCTTTGCAACCTCTTTACTGCATTGGCATCAGCGACATAGATGACCTAGAGCGACATGTCGCTGCATCGATGAGTACTAACGACGAGACATACGAAATAACTGGTTTTATTGCATGCACTGGCGACGAGATTTTAGAAAGCCGGTCAGAACTCTATGATGTGTGTTTAAAGATTCATGGAAGAGACGCTTTACCAGAGATTACGACAAGTAACGGGGATTACCTAAAGGCGACTCCACATGAACTTGAACTGTATGAAAAACTTGTGAGCAATAGCTTGGGTTACCAGCTGTCacaaaatgaaaaagagaaggtTTTTAGACTTGTGGAGCCAACAACATGGTCGCAGTACCTCATAGACGGTTTTTATTGGTGGGCTACAGCTGGATATATGAGACCGTCTTTCCATGAACCAGAAGACAAAGTAATTGCCGATTTAGACCGCGACAACCTGGAAATTGTTATTTCTCTAGTGGGCTACTTTCATGAAAAGACTCTGCTCCTTTATAACTCTTTGAAACAAGTGGTGGAAGCGAGCACTGAAGACACTGTTGTAGTCTCCCCAATCTTTCTCGCAACTGTAGGCCTTGACTGTTTTAGCAGCGGCGACTACGCTTTTTTGAATAAAGTGTGTCAAAAGTGGTTTGACAGAGAACTACTTGTAAGGAATGTCGATTGTACTTTATTATGCTAA